A single region of the Salvia miltiorrhiza cultivar Shanhuang (shh) chromosome 8, IMPLAD_Smil_shh, whole genome shotgun sequence genome encodes:
- the LOC131001936 gene encoding protein TONNEAU 1a-like, with product MDDYTREMMDLKTLVTRTLEKKGVLAKIRAELRASVFEAIEEEDKVIEKEDGLPPALLGSCNDRAKQLHNSPSGRLLTALICEYLDWSQLNHTLKVYLPESNLPKESWKSELKDFSSKNAYDLNRNGDSGPLLLDVLEGFLKFENLSQGRGGNRRSSIADSEPLSNLEARNVRRPSPPTVAGGIPQLGRPNAVSQSSDRRTGSSGSGYRRDEYNWRYENDEHSEDVIRASAALENLQLERNARRGTTSWRRAGDEISEEDSTG from the exons ATGGACGATTATACGAGAGAAATGATGGATTTAAAAACCCTGGTTACTCGTACATTGGAGAAGAAAGGCGTTCTCGCCAAGATCCGT GCTGAGCTTAGAGCTAGTGTGTTTGAAGCAATCGAAGAAGAGGATAAAGTAATTGAGAAAGAAGACGGTTTGCCTCCTGCACTATTGGGTAGCTGCAACGATCGTGCCAAGCAGCTGCACAACTCGCCCTCGG GGAGGCTTCTAACTGCCTTAATATGTGAATATCTCGATTGGTCCCAATTAAACCACACATTAAAAGTCTACTTGCCAGAGAGTAATTTG CCAAAAGAGTCCTGGAAATCCGAGTTAAAAGATTTCAGCAGCAAGAACGCTTATGACCTTAATCGGAATGGAGACAGTGGGCCTTTGCTTTTGGACGTTCTTGAGGGGTTCTTGAAGTTCGAG AATCTGTCTCAAGGAAGAGGCGGCAACAGGAGATCGTCCATTGCAGATTCTGAACCTCTATCAAACTTGGAAGCACGCAATGTTAGGAGACCTTCACCACCAACAGTTGCTGGGGGTATACCTCAACTGGGAAG GCCTAATGCTGTTTCACAATCATCTG ATCGAAGAACTGGATCATCTGGGTCAGGCTACAGAAGAGATGAATATAATTGGAGGTATGAAAATGATGAACATTCTGAAGATGTCATCCGTGCTTCTGCTGCATTAGAAAATCTGCAATTGGAGAGAAATGCTCGTCGTGGGACCACATCTTGGAG GCGTGCTGGAGATGAGATATCCGAAGAAGATAGCACTGGATAG